The Trueperaceae bacterium genomic sequence CGCCACTTGACGAATGTACCCCCGGGGGTATAGCTTTTGCGGTGAATACCCCAGTGGGTATATCGAGCGAGGAGAACCCATGAGCACGACATGTCCGACCGACGAGGTCTATCTGACGCCGGAGGCGGAGAAGAGGATCCGTAACCGCTTGCGCCGCCTGGGCGGGCAGGTGTCCGGTATCGAGCGTATGCTCGAGGAGCACAAGAGCTGCGACGACATCCTGGTCCAGGTCGCGGCGTTGAAGCAGGCCGTGAACGGCGTGGCCGCCGAGCTCGTCCAGGCGCACATGGAGAGCTGTGTCCTTCCGCGCGTCGAGGCGGGCGGCGCCGAGGGCCGGGAGGCGTTGGAGAGCCTCAAGGGCGCACTGAGCCGGGTGATGAAGCATGGCTGAGCGGAACCGAACCGGCGAGATACCGATCGCAGACGAGCGGGAGGAGATTGATCGCGCTTCGCGACGCGGGCTCTGGGCCTCGCTCGGCGCGGTGGGCGCGGCGTTCCTGGGCGCGCTCTGCTGCGTGGGGCCTCTGCTCTTCGTGGCCTTCGGCGTCGGCGCCGGGCTCGCGAGCACCTTCGAGCCGCTTCGCCCCGTTTTCGGCATCCTCATGGTGCTCGGCCTCGGGACCGGGTTCTACACGGTCTACGGCCGGCGGCGCCTGGCCGAGGCGCAGTGCGAGCCCGGGGAGGTCTGCTCCGTGCCGAGGAGTCGCAGGCGCGACAGGGTGATCCTGTGGACGGCGACCGCGCTCGCGCTCGTGTTCTGGACGTTTCCGACCTGGTCCACCTGGCTCGTCTGACGCTCGTCTTTTGATCCGCGATCCCGAAAGAGGAGGACGCATCATGATCTTGAAACACACACTGCTCGGATTCCTCGGCGTGGGCGCGGCCGGTTTATTCGCGCTCTGTGACGTCTGCCGGGCGCCGGCCGGCTTGGAAGCCGCATCGGCACCGCCGGCGTCCGGCGAGGTTGCCCGCGCGCCGACGGCCGCACTCGACGCCGACACGGCCACGTTCAGGGTCGAGGGCATGACGTGCGGCGGGTGCGCGATCGCGACCCGCGCCGTGCTCAGCCGCCTGGACGGCGTCGAGAAGGCCGAAGTCAGCTACGAGAA encodes the following:
- a CDS encoding metal-binding (seleno)protein, producing the protein MIRDPERGGRIMILKHTLLGFLGVGAAGLFALCDVCRAPAGLEAASAPPASGEVARAPTAALDADTATFRVEGMTCGGCAIATRAVLSRLDGVEKAEVSYEKREAVVVYDPDKVSVEAMVAAIRELGYRATVVTDDRAGVGRE
- a CDS encoding metal-sensitive transcriptional regulator — encoded protein: MSTTCPTDEVYLTPEAEKRIRNRLRRLGGQVSGIERMLEEHKSCDDILVQVAALKQAVNGVAAELVQAHMESCVLPRVEAGGAEGREALESLKGALSRVMKHG
- a CDS encoding mercuric transporter MerT family protein, whose product is MAERNRTGEIPIADEREEIDRASRRGLWASLGAVGAAFLGALCCVGPLLFVAFGVGAGLASTFEPLRPVFGILMVLGLGTGFYTVYGRRRLAEAQCEPGEVCSVPRSRRRDRVILWTATALALVFWTFPTWSTWLV